The sequence cagaacattttgaaaaagaagatcaagtttgttccacagtttttttattaggaataattccagattgcactgttatagagacaaaactgattttgaatttaataactgctgcaagactattgattgcacaatattggaagaaagaagacttacctacaattggagaatggattagtaaagtatcaaatttagcagaaatggcaaaaatttctgcctacttgaaagactgtacacaagaaaaatatattttggaatggagaaagtggattgattatattcaaaataagtatcagattaaaaaatatcaattagtttttgagtgaagttaggaattgctatgtattagagtttaagaaagaagggaattgatagtgtgatggtgtgatggtgtgaaatggaatatgttttatgttatattttagattatgtttgttagttacaatacctgtattctgttctgggaagtctcgggggggggggggaaatgtggggggggaaggggaagattataaattgattgattgccattgtacaggaataatggtagaattaaacaagttggaatggtgtaaagtcgggactgctcggtaaccactcccgaagggaaaggataaggaaagaggagaaaagaaggaagaaagtaggtaggcaggtaggtaggtaggtacgaaagaagggagggagaagaaaggataggaggagaagaaggaagagaagatagagggttagaaaggatggtagtgagaagtgggaaagaggaggggaagtaggaaagtgaggaaaaggacggtggggaaagtcgaagaaggatgagaagggtagaaaggattaagggagggagtggcggtcgagcagccctgattgagcataatttgagtataggatcgattgttggataagtggttgtattgtacactggtcaaattgttggaattattatggaaaatttaaaaaaattgccctgaaaaaaaagaaaataccttatgccaccagacttgaaattctgggtttagaaaatttagaactacactgccttcggTCTGatctaaaatcatctgctacaatgtcctacctgtcaatgactacttcagcatcaaccacaacaatacacaagcacacaatagatacaaacttaacgtgaaccgctccaaactcaattgtggaaaatatgacttcataacagagttgttaatgcctggaatgcactaccagagtccgtggtctcatcccaaaatccccaaaactttaacctaagactgtctgctgttgatctcatccagaggtgggtttcagcaggttctgaccagttctggagaactggtagtggaaattttgagtagttcggagaaccgatagtaaaaattctgactggccccaccaccatctattctctgcctcccaagtcccagctgattggaaggaaatggggattttgcagtaaccttcccctcccatgcccaccaagccacacccacagaaccggtagtaaaaaaattgacctcccttcatttctaagaggtccataaaggggacgtgcataagcgcaccagcgtgcctacaatccctgtcctaatgttccctttaattgtattcgctTTACGTATTCAatgcatgcttatatatattatctaatatgtactcaacaaaagaaggaaggaaggaaggaaggaaggaaagatggaagagggaaggagggaggagggaaggaaggaaggaagggggagggaaggaggaggaaggaagtacAGAAGGAAGTACAGAattctagaccaattctagaatacagctcacctctttggaaccctcaccatatctctgacatcaatacaattgaaggtgtccagaaatattttacaagaagagttctccattcctctgtaaacaacaaaataccttatcccactagacttgaaatcctgggcttggaaaacttggaactccgtagcctacgacaagacctaagtttaactcatagaatcatctattgtaatgtccttcctgttaaagactactttagctttaactgcaataatacaagagcaaccaatagatttaaacttaatgtcaaccgctttaaactagattgcagaaaatatgacttttgtaacagaatcatcagtgcttggaatactttacctgactctgtggtctcttcccataatcctaaaagctttaaccaaaaactttctactattgacctcaccccattcctaagaggcgtgcataagtgcacgttcctgtcctattgtttttttttcttttcttcttcctatatattgttgtgacaaaataaataaataaataaataaataaaggcaggaaggaggaagaaaggaaggaaggaaggaaggaggaagggagggagggaggaaggaaggaaggggagggagagagaaggaaggaaggacagaaggcaggaaggtgggagggagggaggaaggaaggaagaagggaggaggaaggaaagaaggaaggaagacaggaaggaggaaggaagggagggaggaaggaaggaagagggagggaagaggaaggaaggaaggaaggaaggaaggaaggaaggaaggaaggaaggaaggaaggaagaaagaaagaaagaaagaaagaaagaaagaaagaaagaaagaaagaaagaaagaaagaaagaaagaaagaaagaaatccccgaagggtggtggtgggaggagacgggaggggcagAACCAGCTTCTCTCCACCCAAgcctacctcgcagggttgtcGGTGCCAGGTTTGCGGGGGGCGGGAGAGCGGGCAGCGCCCTTGCCAAGGAGAGGAGAGGTGCGCGCGAGAGAAGCCCGGAGCCGAGTCCAAGCGAAGCCGCCTCTGTCCCGCCGCCTGCCCTTCTCCTCCGCCCGGGAGCGATGACCTCGCCGGCCTGGCGGGAAGCTGCCACGCTGCTCCTGGCGGTGGGCGGCGGGCGACGACCCCCTCCCGGGGCCGCAGCCGCCGCCGCCTTCGACTACCAGGTGCTGCTCCTCCGCCGGAGCGCCCGCAGCGCTTTCATGCCCAGCGCCCAAGTCTTCCCGGGCGGCGTGGCCGACGCCGCCGACTTCTCGCCCGCCTGGCGGGAGCTTCTGCCGGACTCGCCGCGCTGCGGGCTGGACGCTCAGCCTCCCGCCCGGCCTCCGCTCTTCGCCGCCCGCCGGCCCGAGCTGGGCGAAGCGTCCCTGCCGGCCGACGTGGCCTTCCGCATCTGCGCCATCCGGGAGACCTTCGAGGAGAGCGGGCTGCTGCTGGTGGTGCCCGCCGAGGAAGCCGCCGCTGCCCGGACGGACGGCCCGACTCCCCTGCTGCCCGCCGCCGAGCGGCTCCTGCCGGCCGCCCGGTTGGAAGAGTGGCGGCGCCGGGTGCAAAGCGACCCGGGCAGCTTCCTGCAGCTCTGCCGCCGCCTGGGCTGCGCGCCCCACTTGCGGGCTTTGCACGAGTGGGGCAACTGGCTGACCCCCGTGGAGCCGGGCAGGCCGACCGCCCGCCGTTACGACACCGCTTTCTACCTGTGTTGCTGCCTCGGGCAGGAGCCGCCCGCCGTCTCGCACGACCGGCAGGAGGTGGCCGGCTGCAGGGTGAGGAGCTGAGCGAGGGCAGCTGGCAGGGCACCGGGTTGCACGCGGGGGTCTCTTGGGTGTTTGCAAGCAGGGGCAGAGAGACTTGGGCATAAGGGAGGTGGGGGGCTTTCCCAACCTCTGGTCGGTtataggtcgtcctcgacttacaacggttcgtttagtgaccgctcagaGTTTGAAGGGCACTGACAAAAAGGGACTTGGGACAGGggaacccacacacacacaatcttttgggcaccaaggaccAAGGAGAGAGGCTTTTCGCACAAATCATAGGGAGTATGGTTTATGCCTGTGTCTGGGATCTGGTCGGGtataggtcgtcctcgacttacaactgttcacttagtgacccttcaaacaagaagtgaaatctacttaccttccttaccggttcggaaatgcATGCACCGCAT is a genomic window of Ahaetulla prasina isolate Xishuangbanna chromosome 12, ASM2864084v1, whole genome shotgun sequence containing:
- the NUDT19 gene encoding acyl-coenzyme A diphosphatase NUDT19 yields the protein MTSPAWREAATLLLAVGGGRRPPPGAAAAAAFDYQVLLLRRSARSAFMPSAQVFPGGVADAADFSPAWRELLPDSPRCGLDAQPPARPPLFAARRPELGEASLPADVAFRICAIRETFEESGLLLVVPAEEAAAARTDGPTPLLPAAERLLPAARLEEWRRRVQSDPGSFLQLCRRLGCAPHLRALHEWGNWLTPVEPGRPTARRYDTAFYLCCCLGQEPPAVSHDRQEVAGCRWSTPLEAIELYNSGEIWIAPPQLYELCRLCHFSSLRDLERFSSERALEGCERWMAVLLTASDGYIQLLPGDDLYPKDPDFTGERKAVLTTNKNIEELMKEGRNLHRVVTRSFNNVTIHVNIESKYKHINPVRLDSKM